Genomic segment of Gouania willdenowi chromosome 17, fGouWil2.1, whole genome shotgun sequence:
TGGGGGGATGCTTGGGTGCCCCGCAATAAAAAAGTCTATGAGACACCCTTGACCCTGGGGAATTACCCCTATCCGGACAGGGATACTCCTTATTTCTTCAGTGAAATTACTGAGGGAAGGATGAGTTACCTGAACCCCCATCTTTACCTAATGACGAGAGCAGAAGCAAGGAAAGTTAATTTTACTGCACTCAGACAGGTGAGGGAGTTAGGCGATGGAATGGAGACAATTAACATCGGGAGTGACTACATCTCGTTTTACCAGAAAcgttaccaaaaacaaaacagaaaaaacaacatcctTGAAAAAAACAGATGTGGGGATATGTCCAAAATTCCTGCCGTGGCTCGGTTCCTGGCATTAGGGTGGAGCATGAGTGATGATAAAGACATAGAAGAGAAACTTAGCATTGAGGACGGGGAGGGAAGTGATTCTTCTTCAGGAGATGAAAAAGCTGGAGTTGGTTCCCCCGCTAAAAGACGAGGAGAGGATGGAGATGATATGGGTCCGGAGTGGAAAAAGGAGAGAATGGCTCTGACTGAGGCCCTGTCTGTGTCACCTCCTCGTGCTGTCTCACAGTCTCCTGCGTGTATGGAGATGGAATGGGAGAGAGATGACAACACAGGAGAGATCTTCTTTGCCGAAAGGGTGGCCAGAATATCCCCCTTCCCCACTGTGATGAAAGTCGAGTCTGCTGAAGAAGTGGCTGACTGCTTTCCCCCGCTGGAAAATGAATCGGATGATGATGGGGCGGAGCTGTTGGGTGCAGAGACATTCGTGGGTGAAAGGGGGGGGGAGGCCCCCAATGAAGGCATAGAGACAGTGACACCTGCCCCGACTGATGACAGTCTGGAAAGACTGGAGCGGGCGTTCTCGGTTCTCAGCGTCATACTGGAAGACGTCAGGGGTGTCGTTATGTCGGTTGTGAAGGAGGGTCTCACCCCGCCACAAGGGGCCTCGGATGCCAGCAGGCTCTGAGAAGTAATTCCGTAAGGGGTTGACACCCTAGACGGGGGTGGCTACTCTGGAAACACCCGGCGGGCGACAGCTCTGACCGATGCCGGTCATATATGCTCATGATGATTAATAAGGAGGATGTTGTACGttgtgtgtattaatcattcattcattattttgcaaagaagtgtttatttaaccactacagctatatgcctgtcctgatgtgtcacgcctattaaactgccattattataaaaaatgataggaaaaatGTTACACAAGAAAAGTTATGACCATCTGGTGCTAACACttctattttcataaaaaaagggATACTGTGTTTTGCTAAAACGCCTTGTGCAACCTTTTACACTGTTGTACTCCCGTTGAACCATGACATCTGCATATATGCATAACCTTTTGTACTCTTGTATGCCATGACATCTGAGTGAACTTGAAGCATCTGTTACACCAGtaaggcattgaaaaaaaaaaaaaaaaaaatgtacttgtaTTCTCTTTTCCTATTCGCTAAGGCGTTCAGGGCATGAATTATGACACACTATCACGCCACGCTTCTTGCTATATATATCTCACTGATTTTTACACTGGGGGAGCTTTTTAGAGACGGACATTCTAGTTGTTCGGCAGGCCCCTGTCCGTTCTTGTCGGCTGTCAGTTcaggactttgatactttgaaacttgtgattgacttttgattttctttttgtttaatttttgtgaaacctgtaataaaatatattaactattaagaagccttcTTGAGTAAATTAACCGCCTGCAATCATCCACCTGAGACAGCGCCCGGGTTTTGAAAAACACACTTCtagacctctggtaagtgaAAGCCCCCTCGGCTCCTTTCCTCACAGAGAAGGGAAAGG
This window contains:
- the LOC114478732 gene encoding uncharacterized protein LOC114478732; the encoded protein is MAEATPNFYHPDGKLVPRDMTLLPEKAEWYTKQIRIADAEHERSPRDYAPVGVSKMREINDDAWFWMSFRLNKYRSDGRNGELRKVIWDTSGIRGQDGYLNDTPYPFRRCVGLNLPTPAWIRINGAQRENKNIKTTMIMSKGLLIQNENREYRSACLELDVDGNPFISEDKPLHWHPGVLPCDVMIPNGATMAEAFETDTTGFLPLYELHPRMGVELWEVLINPQDGGCPFWLFGQRLFLMTPEPSVRWNDREMAARHPDYKKQSERISWGLRGSTRWCHTGRRWSASMTCDRVRMESGPLNSRDLRSTDCGGPDLTYWGDAWVPRNKKVYETPLTLGNYPYPDRDTPYFFSEITEGRMSYLNPHLYLMTRAEARKVNFTALRQVRELGDGMETINIGSDYISFYQKRYQKQNRKNNILEKNRCGDMSKIPAVARFLALGWSMSDDKDIEEKLSIEDGEGSDSSSGDEKAGVGSPAKRRGEDGDDMGPEWKKERMALTEALSVSPPRAVSQSPACMEMEWERDDNTGEIFFAERVARISPFPTVMKVESAEEVADCFPPLENESDDDGAELLGAETFVGERGGEAPNEGIETVTPAPTDDSLERLERAFSVLSVILEDVRGVVMSVVKEGLTPPQGASDASRL